The Lycium ferocissimum isolate CSIRO_LF1 chromosome 10, AGI_CSIRO_Lferr_CH_V1, whole genome shotgun sequence genome window below encodes:
- the LOC132034616 gene encoding uncharacterized protein LOC132034616, whose translation MEKVKLIQEQLKTAQSRQKSYTNVRRRDLEFQVGQVAYELELPQDLVVVHPVFHVSMLRKCVGDPSLVVPTDSITVNDSLTYEEVPVKILDRQVHKLRTKEVASVKVLWRSRKVEEAMWEVEEDMESRYPHLFEQSAENVEGNLSSHLDFTM comes from the exons atggagaaagtcaagttaattcagGAGCAGTTGAAAACGGCTcaaagtcgccagaagtcttatacAAATGTGAGACGTAGGgatttagagtttcaa GTtggtcaagtggcttatgagcttgAGTTGCCGCAAGACTTGGTTGTTGTGCAcccagtattccatgtgtctatgttgagaaagtgtgtgggagacccCTCGTTGGTTGTCCCGACTGATAGCATAACAGTCAATGATAGTTTGACTTACGAAGAAGTCCCAGTGAAAATCCTTGATCGTCAGGTTCACAAGTTGAGAACGAAAGAAGTTGCTTCAGTGAAAGTCCTTTGGAGAAGTCGAAAAGTTGAAGAAGCTATGTGGGAAGTAGAAGAGGACATGGAGTCCAGATATCCCCATCTCTTTGAACAGTCAGCAGAAAATGTTGAGGGTAATTTATCTTCCCATTTAGATTTCACTATGTAG